A single window of Leclercia adecarboxylata DNA harbors:
- the oppF gene encoding murein tripeptide/oligopeptide ABC transporter ATP-binding protein OppF produces the protein MTVIDEKRNVLLEIADLKVHFDIKDGKQWFWQPAKTLKAVDGVTLRLYEGETLGVVGESGCGKSTFARAIIGLVKATDGKVAWLGKDLLGMKPEEWRAVRSDIQMIFQDPLASLNPRMTIGEIIAEPLRTYHPKMPRTEVRDRVKAMMMKVGLLPNLINRYPHEFSGGQCQRIGIARALILEPKLIICDEPVSALDVSIQAQVVNLLQKLQREMGLSLIFIAHDLAVVKHISDRVLVMYLGHAVELGTYDEVYHNPLHPYTKALMSAVPVPDPDLEKNKTIQLLEGELPSPINPPSGCVFRTRCPIAGPECAKTRPVLEGSFRHAVSCLKVDPL, from the coding sequence ATGACTGTCATTGACGAAAAACGTAATGTCCTGCTCGAAATCGCGGATCTGAAAGTCCACTTTGATATCAAGGATGGCAAACAGTGGTTCTGGCAGCCGGCCAAAACCCTGAAAGCGGTGGATGGTGTCACCCTGCGTCTGTACGAAGGGGAGACCCTGGGCGTGGTGGGTGAGTCGGGCTGCGGCAAATCTACCTTCGCGCGCGCGATTATTGGTCTGGTGAAAGCGACGGACGGCAAGGTGGCCTGGCTGGGCAAAGATCTGCTGGGGATGAAACCTGAAGAGTGGCGCGCCGTGCGTAGCGACATTCAGATGATTTTCCAGGATCCGCTGGCATCCCTGAACCCGCGTATGACCATCGGGGAGATCATCGCCGAGCCGCTGCGCACCTATCATCCGAAAATGCCACGTACTGAAGTGCGTGACCGCGTCAAAGCGATGATGATGAAAGTGGGCCTGCTGCCGAACCTTATCAACCGCTATCCGCACGAGTTCTCAGGCGGTCAGTGTCAGCGTATCGGGATTGCCCGCGCGCTGATCCTCGAGCCGAAACTGATTATCTGTGACGAACCGGTTTCGGCGCTGGACGTGTCGATCCAGGCGCAGGTGGTTAACCTGCTGCAAAAACTGCAGCGTGAGATGGGCCTGTCGCTGATCTTTATCGCCCACGATCTGGCGGTGGTGAAGCACATCTCCGATCGCGTGCTGGTGATGTACCTGGGTCATGCGGTAGAGCTGGGCACCTACGATGAGGTCTACCACAACCCGCTGCACCCTTATACCAAAGCCCTGATGTCTGCGGTGCCGGTCCCGGATCCGGATCTGGAGAAGAATAAAACTATTCAGCTTCTGGAAGGGGAACTGCCGTCGCCGATCAATCCGCCATCGGGCTGTGTGTTCCGTACCCGCTGCCCTATTGCCGGGCCGGAGTGCGCGAAAACACGTCCGGTGCTCGAAGGCAGCTTCCGCCATGCGGTTTCGTGTCTGAAGGTCGACCCGCTCTGA
- the cls gene encoding cardiolipin synthase has product MTTFYTVVSWLLILGYWLIIAGVTLRILMKRRAVPSAMAWLLIIFILPLVGIIAYLSFGELHLGKRRAERARAMWPSTAKWLNDLKSCKHIFAEENSDVAASLFQLCERRQGIAGVKGNQLQLMTTSDDVMHALIRDIQLARHNIEMVFYIWQPGGMADQVAESLMAAARRGIHCRLMLDSAGSVTFFRSNWASMMRNAGVEVVEALKVNLLRVFLRRMDLRQHRKMVLIDNYIAYTGSMNMVDPRFFKQDAGVGQWVDLMARMEGPVATAMGVVYSCDWEIETGKRILPPPPDANIMPFEQASGHTIHTIASGPGFPEDLIHQALLTAAYSAREYLIMTTPYFVPSDDLLHAICTAAQRGVDVSIILPRKNDSVLVGWASRAFFSELLAAGVKIYQFEGGLLHTKSVLVDGELSLVGTVNLDMRSLWLNFEITLVIDDAGFGGDLAAVQDDYISRSRLLDARLWVKRPLWQRITERLFYFFSPLL; this is encoded by the coding sequence ATGACAACCTTCTACACCGTGGTGAGTTGGCTGCTCATTCTGGGGTACTGGCTGATTATCGCAGGTGTAACATTACGCATCCTGATGAAGCGCAGAGCCGTCCCCTCCGCCATGGCATGGCTGTTGATTATTTTTATCCTCCCGCTGGTTGGTATTATTGCGTATTTATCCTTTGGCGAGCTGCACCTCGGTAAACGCCGGGCGGAACGCGCCCGCGCCATGTGGCCCTCAACGGCAAAATGGCTTAACGACCTGAAATCCTGCAAACATATCTTTGCCGAAGAGAACAGCGACGTCGCCGCCTCCCTGTTTCAGCTCTGCGAGCGCCGCCAGGGCATTGCCGGGGTCAAGGGCAATCAGCTGCAGCTGATGACCACCTCCGATGACGTTATGCATGCTTTGATCCGCGATATTCAGCTGGCGCGGCATAACATTGAGATGGTGTTTTATATCTGGCAGCCGGGTGGCATGGCCGACCAGGTTGCGGAATCCCTGATGGCCGCCGCGCGCCGGGGCATTCACTGCCGTCTGATGCTCGACTCCGCCGGCAGCGTGACGTTTTTCCGCAGCAACTGGGCGTCGATGATGCGCAATGCCGGGGTGGAGGTGGTTGAGGCGTTGAAGGTCAATCTGCTGCGTGTGTTCCTGCGCCGGATGGACCTGCGCCAGCACCGCAAAATGGTGCTGATCGACAACTACATCGCCTATACCGGCAGCATGAATATGGTTGACCCTCGCTTCTTTAAACAGGATGCCGGCGTGGGCCAGTGGGTGGATCTGATGGCGCGTATGGAGGGCCCGGTCGCCACCGCGATGGGGGTTGTCTACTCCTGCGACTGGGAGATCGAAACCGGCAAACGCATTCTGCCTCCGCCCCCGGATGCCAACATCATGCCGTTTGAGCAGGCCAGCGGGCATACCATCCATACCATTGCCTCCGGCCCGGGCTTCCCGGAAGATCTCATTCATCAGGCGCTGCTGACTGCGGCCTATTCCGCCCGCGAATACCTGATCATGACCACCCCCTACTTCGTGCCGAGCGACGATCTGCTGCACGCCATCTGTACCGCCGCCCAGCGTGGAGTCGACGTCAGCATCATCCTGCCGCGCAAGAACGATTCGGTGCTGGTGGGCTGGGCCAGCCGGGCCTTCTTTAGCGAACTGCTGGCCGCCGGGGTGAAGATTTACCAGTTCGAAGGTGGCCTGCTGCACACTAAAAGCGTGCTGGTGGATGGCGAACTTAGCCTGGTGGGCACGGTTAACCTGGACATGCGCAGCCTGTGGCTCAATTTTGAGATCACCCTGGTGATCGATGACGCCGGTTTTGGCGGCGATTTGGCCGCCGTCCAGGACGACTATATCTCCCGCTCCCGCTTGCTGGACGCGCGTTTGTGGGTGAAAAGACCGCTGTGGCAGCGAATTACCGAACGACTGTTTTACTTCTTTAGTCCGTTGCTGTAA
- the oppC gene encoding oligopeptide ABC transporter permease OppC: protein MMLSKKNSEALENFSEKLEVEGRSLWQDARRRFMHNRAAVASLIVLVIIALFVTLAPMLSQFTYFDTDWGMMSSAPDSESGHYFGTDSSGRDLLVRVAIGGRISLMVGIAAAFVAVILGTLYGSLSGYLGGKVDSVMMRILEILNSFPFMFFVILLVTFFGQNILLIFVAIGMVSWLDMARIVRGQTLSLKRKEFIEAAQVGGVSTGNIVVRHIVPNVLGVVVVYASLLVPSMILFESFLSFLGLGTQEPLSSWGALLSDGANSMEVSPWLLLFPAGFLVVTLFCFNFIGDGLRDALDPKDR from the coding sequence ATGATGTTAAGTAAGAAAAATAGCGAGGCGCTGGAAAACTTCAGTGAAAAACTGGAAGTCGAAGGACGCAGTCTCTGGCAGGATGCCCGCCGTCGCTTTATGCACAACCGCGCGGCGGTTGCCAGCCTGATTGTGCTGGTGATTATCGCCCTGTTTGTGACCTTAGCGCCGATGCTGTCGCAGTTCACCTACTTCGATACCGACTGGGGCATGATGTCCAGCGCACCGGATAGCGAATCGGGCCACTACTTCGGCACCGACTCCTCCGGGCGTGACCTGTTGGTCCGTGTGGCCATCGGCGGGCGTATCTCGCTGATGGTGGGGATTGCCGCGGCCTTCGTGGCGGTGATTCTGGGTACCCTGTACGGATCGCTGTCCGGCTATCTCGGCGGCAAAGTCGATTCGGTGATGATGCGTATCCTTGAGATCCTCAACTCCTTCCCGTTCATGTTCTTCGTGATCCTGCTGGTGACCTTCTTCGGTCAGAACATCCTGCTGATCTTCGTTGCTATCGGTATGGTCTCCTGGCTGGACATGGCACGTATCGTGCGCGGCCAGACCCTGAGCCTGAAGCGCAAAGAGTTTATCGAAGCGGCGCAGGTGGGTGGGGTCTCTACCGGCAATATCGTGGTCCGTCATATCGTCCCGAACGTGCTGGGCGTGGTGGTGGTGTATGCCTCCCTGCTGGTGCCGAGCATGATCCTGTTTGAGTCCTTCCTCAGCTTCCTGGGTCTGGGTACCCAGGAGCCGCTGAGCAGCTGGGGTGCATTGCTCAGCGATGGCGCGAACTCGATGGAAGTATCACCGTGGCTGCTGCTGTTCCCGGCAGGTTTCCTGGTCGTGACACTGTTTTGTTTCAACTTTATCGGCGATGGCCTGCGTGATGCCCTCGATCCGAAAGACCGTTAA
- the leuE gene encoding leucine efflux protein LeuE, whose translation MFADFGVLNFWTYVVGAIFIVLVPGPNTLFVLKTGIGHGVKKGYLAASGVFIGDAVLMFLAWAGVAALIQTTPVLFNVVRYLGAFYLLWLGGKMLWSVIRHTQQGEAGGIEPAKTIMKRSLVLSMTNPKAILFYVSFFVQFIDVQAKNTGVAFMILAVTLEVISFIYMSFLIFSGAFVTRYLKTKKKLAKLGNGLIGLLFVGFAARLASLH comes from the coding sequence GTGTTTGCGGATTTTGGTGTGCTTAATTTCTGGACCTATGTTGTTGGAGCCATTTTTATCGTTCTGGTTCCGGGCCCAAATACCTTATTCGTCTTAAAAACCGGTATTGGTCACGGCGTGAAAAAGGGCTATCTGGCCGCCAGCGGCGTGTTTATCGGCGATGCGGTGCTGATGTTCCTGGCATGGGCCGGGGTTGCTGCACTGATCCAGACCACCCCGGTACTGTTTAATGTCGTGCGCTATCTCGGGGCGTTCTATCTGTTATGGCTGGGTGGCAAGATGCTCTGGTCGGTGATCCGGCATACACAGCAGGGCGAAGCCGGTGGTATCGAGCCGGCAAAAACCATTATGAAACGCTCGCTGGTGCTAAGTATGACCAACCCGAAAGCGATACTGTTTTATGTCTCGTTCTTTGTGCAGTTTATTGATGTTCAGGCGAAAAACACCGGTGTCGCCTTTATGATCCTCGCGGTCACGCTGGAGGTCATCAGCTTTATCTACATGAGCTTCCTGATTTTCTCCGGGGCGTTTGTCACCCGCTACCTGAAGACTAAAAAGAAACTGGCGAAGCTGGGGAATGGCTTGATAGGTTTGCTGTTTGTGGGCTTCGCGGCGCGGCTGGCGTCGCTGCACTAA
- a CDS encoding septation protein A, with protein sequence MKQFLDFLPLVVFFAFYKLYDIYAATTALIVATAIVLIYSWVRYRKVEKMALITFVLVAFFGGLTVFFHNDEFIKWKVTVIYVLFAGALLFSQWVMKKPLIQRMLGKELALPQSVWSRLNIAWAVFFILCGLANIYIAFWLPQNIWVNFKVFGLTALTLIFTLLSGIYIYRHMPQDDKQ encoded by the coding sequence ATGAAGCAGTTTCTTGATTTTTTACCCCTGGTTGTCTTTTTTGCCTTCTACAAGCTGTATGACATCTATGCGGCAACCACCGCCCTGATCGTCGCCACCGCGATAGTGCTGATCTACAGCTGGGTGCGCTACCGCAAGGTCGAAAAGATGGCCTTGATCACCTTTGTGCTGGTGGCCTTTTTCGGCGGGTTGACCGTCTTTTTCCACAACGATGAGTTCATCAAGTGGAAAGTGACCGTCATCTACGTGCTGTTTGCCGGTGCCCTGCTGTTCAGCCAGTGGGTGATGAAAAAGCCGCTCATCCAGCGCATGCTGGGTAAAGAGCTGGCCCTGCCGCAGAGCGTCTGGTCGCGCCTGAATATCGCCTGGGCGGTATTCTTTATTCTCTGCGGTCTGGCGAATATCTATATCGCCTTCTGGCTGCCGCAGAATATCTGGGTCAACTTCAAAGTCTTTGGTCTGACCGCCTTAACGCTGATTTTCACCCTGTTGAGCGGTATCTACATCTATCGCCATATGCCGCAGGACGACAAGCAGTAA
- the oppB gene encoding oligopeptide ABC transporter permease OppB: MLKFILRRCLEAIPTLFILITISFFMMRLAPGSPFTGERTLPPEVMANIEAKYHLNDPISTQYFNYLKQLAHGDFGPSFKYKDYSVNDLVASSFPVSAKLGAAAFLLAVILGVTAGVIAALNQNTKWDYAVMGVAMTGVVIPSFVVAPLLVMIFAITLKWLPGGGWNGGALQYMILPMVALSLAYIASIARITRGSMIEVLHSNFIRTARAKGLPMRRIIFRHALKPALLPVLSYLGPAFVGIITGSMVIETIYGLPGIGQLFVNGALNRDYSLVLSLTILVGALTIFFNAIVDVLYAVIDPKIRY; this comes from the coding sequence ATGTTGAAATTTATCCTACGTCGCTGTCTTGAAGCGATCCCAACGCTTTTTATTCTCATAACGATCTCCTTCTTTATGATGCGTCTCGCGCCGGGTAGTCCATTTACCGGTGAACGTACGCTGCCGCCAGAAGTGATGGCGAATATCGAAGCGAAATACCATTTAAACGATCCGATCTCCACCCAGTATTTCAATTATCTGAAGCAGCTGGCCCACGGCGATTTTGGACCGTCATTTAAATATAAAGACTATTCCGTAAACGATCTGGTGGCGTCCAGCTTCCCCGTTTCGGCTAAATTAGGCGCCGCGGCATTTTTACTGGCCGTTATTCTTGGCGTCACGGCGGGCGTGATTGCCGCGCTGAATCAAAATACCAAATGGGACTACGCCGTAATGGGGGTGGCAATGACCGGGGTCGTCATACCGAGTTTTGTCGTCGCACCCTTGCTGGTCATGATATTCGCTATCACCCTTAAATGGTTGCCCGGCGGCGGCTGGAATGGCGGGGCGCTGCAGTACATGATTCTGCCGATGGTGGCGCTGTCACTGGCCTATATTGCCAGCATTGCGCGTATTACCCGTGGTTCGATGATTGAAGTCCTGCACTCCAACTTCATCCGTACCGCACGCGCGAAAGGGCTGCCAATGCGCCGGATTATTTTCCGTCATGCGTTGAAACCTGCGTTATTGCCGGTTCTCTCTTATTTAGGCCCAGCGTTCGTCGGTATCATTACCGGTTCAATGGTTATCGAGACCATCTATGGTCTGCCTGGTATCGGCCAGCTGTTCGTTAACGGCGCCCTTAACCGCGACTACTCTCTGGTATTGAGTCTGACCATCCTCGTCGGTGCGCTGACCATTTTCTTTAACGCGATCGTCGATGTGCTCTATGCCGTTATCGATCCGAAAATCCGCTACTGA
- the yciA gene encoding acyl-CoA thioester hydrolase YciA, whose translation MTTTNAPQGELVLRTLAMPADTNANGDIFGGWLMSQMDMGGAILAKEIAHGRVVTVRVDGMTFLRPVAVGDVVCCYARCVKRGNTSVSINIEVWVKKVSSEPIGQRYKATEALFIYVAVDNDGKPRPLPQV comes from the coding sequence ATGACAACAACGAACGCCCCACAGGGCGAACTGGTTTTACGCACACTTGCAATGCCCGCCGACACCAATGCGAACGGCGATATTTTTGGCGGCTGGCTGATGTCGCAGATGGATATGGGTGGGGCGATCCTCGCCAAAGAGATTGCGCATGGCCGCGTGGTGACGGTCCGGGTCGATGGCATGACCTTTCTGCGCCCTGTGGCGGTCGGGGATGTCGTCTGCTGTTACGCACGTTGCGTAAAACGTGGGAATACCTCGGTATCGATCAACATTGAGGTGTGGGTGAAAAAGGTCTCTTCTGAGCCTATCGGCCAGCGTTATAAAGCGACCGAAGCGCTGTTTATTTATGTCGCGGTGGATAACGACGGGAAACCACGTCCTCTGCCGCAGGTCTGA
- a CDS encoding YciY family protein, which translates to MKRSRTEVGRWRMLRQTGRRKARWLEAQSRRNMRIHAIRKCSMNRHRNALLFAVQDY; encoded by the coding sequence ATGAAGCGCAGTAGAACAGAAGTAGGGCGCTGGCGCATGTTGCGACAGACAGGTCGTCGCAAAGCGCGTTGGCTGGAAGCACAATCCCGCCGTAATATGCGTATCCACGCCATCAGAAAATGCAGTATGAACCGTCATCGCAATGCGTTGCTGTTCGCCGTTCAGGATTACTGA
- a CDS encoding HI1450 family dsDNA-mimic protein, with protein MEMDLNNRLTEDETLEQAYDIFLELAVDNLDPADVILFNLQFEERGGAELFDPSEDWEEHVDYDLNPDFFAEVVIGLADEDGGEINDIFARVLLCREKDHKLCHILWRE; from the coding sequence ATGGAAATGGATCTGAACAATCGCCTGACCGAAGACGAAACGCTTGAGCAGGCCTACGATATCTTTCTTGAACTGGCCGTCGATAATCTCGACCCGGCAGATGTGATCCTCTTCAATCTACAGTTTGAAGAGCGCGGCGGCGCAGAGCTGTTCGACCCGTCTGAAGACTGGGAAGAGCACGTCGATTATGACCTGAACCCGGACTTCTTCGCTGAGGTGGTGATTGGCCTGGCTGATGAAGATGGCGGTGAGATTAACGACATCTTTGCCCGTGTTCTGCTGTGCCGCGAGAAAGACCATAAGCTGTGCCACATACTCTGGCGTGAATAA
- the tonB gene encoding TonB system transport protein TonB — protein MTLELPRRFPWPTLLSVGIHGAVVAGLLYTSVHQVIEMPAPAQPISVTMVTPAELEPVQVAPPPEPVAEPEPEPEPEIVPEPPKEAPVVIHKPEPKPKPKPKPKPKPVKKVEERPKREERPVEPRTTQPVTNAAPARPVMNSSPATAKPVATAPSGPRALSRNQPVYPARAQALRIEGRVRVKFDVTADGRVDNVQILSAQPSNMFERDVKTAMRKWRYETGKPGSGLIVNIVFRLNGGAQME, from the coding sequence ATGACCCTTGAACTCCCTCGCCGCTTTCCCTGGCCGACGCTATTGTCCGTCGGTATTCACGGAGCCGTCGTGGCGGGTCTGCTTTACACATCGGTACATCAGGTTATTGAAATGCCAGCGCCCGCGCAGCCGATTTCTGTGACCATGGTAACACCTGCGGAGCTGGAGCCCGTGCAGGTCGCACCACCACCAGAACCTGTTGCAGAACCCGAGCCGGAACCGGAACCGGAAATCGTTCCTGAACCGCCCAAAGAAGCGCCAGTGGTGATCCATAAGCCGGAACCCAAGCCAAAACCAAAACCGAAGCCGAAACCAAAACCGGTGAAAAAGGTGGAAGAGCGTCCGAAGCGTGAAGAGCGCCCGGTTGAACCGCGCACCACCCAGCCGGTGACCAACGCGGCTCCGGCTCGCCCGGTGATGAATTCTTCGCCAGCTACCGCTAAGCCGGTCGCCACGGCCCCTTCCGGCCCGCGTGCGCTGAGCCGTAATCAGCCGGTATATCCGGCGCGGGCGCAGGCGTTACGCATTGAAGGACGCGTTCGCGTGAAGTTTGACGTGACCGCAGACGGGCGGGTGGATAATGTCCAAATCCTTTCTGCACAGCCATCGAATATGTTTGAACGAGATGTGAAAACCGCGATGCGCAAATGGCGCTACGAAACCGGTAAGCCAGGCAGCGGCCTGATCGTGAATATCGTTTTCCGCCTCAACGGCGGGGCACAGATGGAATAA
- a CDS encoding YciI family protein has protein sequence MLYVIFAADVADSLEKRLSVRPAHLARLQLLHDEGRLLTAGPMPAVDSNDPGAAGFTGSTVIAEFESLEAAQAWAQDDPYVAAGVYDNVVVKPFKKVF, from the coding sequence GTGCTTTATGTGATTTTTGCTGCAGATGTTGCTGATTCTCTTGAAAAACGTCTCTCCGTGCGCCCTGCCCATCTTGCGCGCTTACAGCTGCTGCATGACGAAGGCAGATTACTCACCGCAGGGCCGATGCCCGCTGTGGACAGCAACGATCCGGGTGCGGCCGGCTTTACCGGCTCGACGGTGATTGCCGAGTTTGAATCGCTGGAAGCAGCGCAGGCATGGGCGCAGGACGATCCGTATGTGGCCGCTGGGGTGTACGATAACGTCGTGGTGAAGCCGTTTAAAAAAGTTTTCTAG
- the oppA gene encoding oligopeptide ABC transporter substrate-binding protein OppA, translating into MSNITKKSLVAAGILTALIAGNVAMAADVPAGVQLAEKQTLVRNNGAEVQSLDPHKIEGVPESNINRDLFEGLLVTDVDGHPVAGVAEKWENKDFKVWTFHLRKDAKWSDGSPVTAQDFVYSWQRLADPNTASPYASYLQYGHIANIDDIITGKKPITDLGVKAIDDNTFEVTLSEPVPYFYKLLVHPSVSPVPKAAVEKFGEKWTQPANIVTNGAYKLKAWVVNERIDLERNTNYWDNAKTVINQVTYLPISSEVTDVNRYRSGEIDMTYNNMPIELFQKLKKEIPAEVHVDPYLCTYYYEINNQKAPFTDVRVRTALKLALDRDIIVNKVKNQGDLPAYSYTPPYTDGAKLTEPEWFKMTQEQRNAEAKKLLAEAGYTADKPLTFSLLYNTSDLHKKLAIAVSSIWKKNLGANVKLENQEWKTFLDSRHQGTFDVARAGWCADYNEPTSFLNTMLSDSSNNTAHYKSAEFDKLIGDTLKVTDEAQRAELYSKAEQQLDKDSAIVPVYYYVNARLVKPWVGGYTGKDPMDNIYVKNLYIIKH; encoded by the coding sequence ATGTCCAACATCACAAAAAAAAGTCTGGTCGCGGCGGGGATTTTAACTGCGCTAATCGCGGGCAACGTTGCAATGGCTGCTGACGTACCTGCTGGGGTTCAGCTGGCGGAAAAGCAAACGCTGGTGCGTAACAACGGTGCTGAGGTTCAGTCTCTGGATCCGCACAAAATTGAAGGTGTACCGGAGTCTAACATTAACCGCGATCTGTTCGAAGGTCTGCTGGTTACTGACGTAGACGGTCACCCGGTTGCCGGGGTTGCTGAAAAATGGGAAAACAAAGACTTTAAAGTCTGGACCTTCCACCTGCGCAAAGACGCAAAATGGTCTGACGGTTCTCCGGTTACCGCACAAGATTTCGTTTATAGCTGGCAGCGCCTGGCGGATCCAAATACCGCCTCTCCGTATGCGAGCTATCTGCAGTATGGCCATATCGCCAATATCGATGACATCATCACCGGCAAAAAACCGATTACCGACCTCGGCGTAAAAGCGATCGATGACAATACCTTCGAAGTGACCCTGAGCGAGCCAGTCCCGTATTTCTACAAACTGCTGGTTCACCCGTCCGTTTCCCCTGTTCCAAAAGCAGCGGTTGAGAAATTCGGCGAGAAGTGGACCCAGCCTGCCAATATCGTTACCAACGGCGCCTACAAGCTGAAAGCCTGGGTTGTTAACGAGCGTATCGATCTGGAGCGTAATACCAATTACTGGGATAACGCGAAAACCGTTATCAATCAGGTCACCTACCTGCCAATCTCTTCTGAAGTGACTGACGTTAACCGCTACCGCAGCGGCGAAATCGACATGACCTATAACAACATGCCGATCGAACTGTTCCAGAAGCTGAAAAAAGAGATCCCGGCTGAAGTTCACGTTGACCCGTATCTGTGTACCTATTACTACGAAATCAACAACCAGAAAGCGCCATTCACCGACGTTCGCGTGCGTACCGCGCTTAAGCTGGCACTGGATCGCGATATCATCGTGAATAAAGTGAAAAACCAGGGCGACCTGCCGGCTTACAGCTACACCCCGCCGTATACCGATGGCGCGAAGCTGACCGAGCCAGAATGGTTCAAAATGACCCAGGAACAGCGTAATGCTGAAGCGAAGAAACTGCTGGCCGAAGCCGGTTATACCGCTGACAAGCCGTTGACCTTTAGCCTGCTGTACAACACTTCAGATCTGCATAAAAAACTGGCTATCGCCGTCTCGTCCATCTGGAAGAAAAACCTGGGCGCGAACGTGAAGCTGGAAAACCAGGAGTGGAAAACCTTCCTGGACAGCCGTCATCAGGGCACCTTTGATGTGGCGCGTGCAGGCTGGTGTGCGGACTATAACGAACCAACCTCCTTCCTGAACACCATGCTGAGCGACAGCTCGAACAACACCGCGCACTATAAGAGCGCAGAGTTCGATAAGCTGATCGGCGATACCCTGAAAGTCACGGACGAAGCGCAGCGCGCTGAGCTGTATTCGAAAGCAGAACAGCAGCTTGATAAAGACTCTGCGATCGTGCCGGTTTACTACTACGTGAACGCCCGTCTGGTGAAACCGTGGGTAGGTGGTTATACCGGTAAAGACCCGATGGATAATATCTACGTTAAAAACTTGTATATCATCAAGCATTAA
- a CDS encoding ABC transporter ATP-binding protein, giving the protein MTIIETASAPQTQQQGNALLDVKDLRVTFKTPDGDVTAVNDLNFSLRAGETLGIVGESGSGKSQTAFALMGLLAQNGVIGGSATFNGKQILNLPENELNKLRAEQISMIFQDPMTSLNPYMRVGEQLMEVLMLHKGLGKAEAFEESVKMLDAVKMPEARKRMRMFPHEFSGGMRQRVMIAMALLCRPKLLIADEPTTALDVTVQAQIMTLLNELKREFNTAIIMITHDLGVVAGICDKVLVMYAGRTMEYGKARDVFYNPAHPYSIGLLNAVPRLDAEGESLLTIPGNPPNLLRLPKGCPFQPRCPHAMEICNSAPPLEEFAPGRLRACFKPYEELV; this is encoded by the coding sequence ATGACCATTATTGAAACGGCATCTGCGCCACAAACCCAACAGCAGGGCAATGCGCTGCTGGATGTGAAAGATCTGCGCGTCACCTTTAAAACGCCGGATGGCGATGTCACCGCGGTAAACGATCTCAACTTCAGCCTGCGGGCGGGTGAGACGCTGGGGATCGTGGGTGAATCCGGTTCCGGTAAATCCCAGACGGCCTTCGCGCTGATGGGGCTGCTGGCACAAAATGGCGTCATCGGGGGGTCTGCCACCTTTAACGGTAAACAGATCCTCAACCTGCCGGAAAACGAGCTGAACAAGCTGCGCGCCGAGCAGATCTCGATGATTTTCCAGGATCCGATGACCTCCCTGAACCCGTACATGCGGGTGGGCGAGCAGCTGATGGAAGTGCTGATGCTGCATAAAGGGCTGGGCAAAGCCGAAGCCTTTGAAGAGTCGGTGAAAATGCTGGATGCGGTGAAAATGCCTGAAGCGCGTAAGCGTATGCGCATGTTCCCGCATGAGTTTTCCGGCGGGATGCGCCAGCGTGTGATGATCGCCATGGCCCTGCTGTGCCGGCCAAAACTGCTGATTGCCGATGAACCGACCACCGCGCTGGACGTGACCGTTCAGGCGCAGATCATGACCCTGCTGAACGAGCTGAAGCGCGAGTTCAATACGGCGATCATTATGATTACCCACGATCTGGGCGTGGTCGCCGGGATCTGCGACAAAGTGCTGGTGATGTATGCCGGTCGCACCATGGAGTACGGCAAAGCGCGGGATGTGTTCTACAACCCGGCACACCCGTACTCTATCGGCCTGCTGAACGCCGTTCCGCGTCTCGATGCGGAAGGGGAGTCACTGCTGACTATTCCGGGCAACCCGCCAAACCTGCTGCGTCTGCCGAAAGGCTGTCCGTTCCAGCCGCGTTGTCCGCACGCGATGGAGATCTGCAACAGCGCGCCACCGCTGGAAGAGTTTGCCCCAGGCCGTCTGCGTGCCTGCTTTAAGCCGTACGAGGAGCTGGTATGA